From a region of the Natranaerovirga pectinivora genome:
- a CDS encoding chemotaxis protein CheA: MDISQYLEIFIEESREHLQNLNESLLALEKTPSNINLVNEVFRAAHTLKGMAATMGYKGTQKLTHDMENVLSEIRNGKISVTPNLLDVLFQCLDALEGYLDTIINTGSEGEKDTEKIIIALNKILDGETNNSVEKESNTVEEVQTVVINESDSKRKHKKLGITDFEENAILKAYEDDYKVYGLTIFIQESCILKSARAFIIFRTLEGLGQVIKSNPSVQDIEDENFDNDFSVFLVSSESESKIVNDINSIAEIGEVLIDEIVVGEQERQIPTESNETVQAELDVNFEQESPSDKGQQSTKPKTNRTVRVDIERLDNLMNLVSELIIIKNGLETIDLDNQNQNFNESIEYLERVTTNLHDAVMKVRMVPIERVFNRFPRMIRDLSRKLNKSIELYISGEDTELDRTVIDEIGDPLVHLLRNAADHGLEIPEERRKAGKNETGTVNLKAYQDGNNVVIEVEDDGNGINVDKIKKKALANGVITSEVAQGMSDNEVIQLLFQPSFSTADQISDVSGRGVGLDVVKTKIEALGGDIEVRTELTKGSKFIIRLPLTLAIIQALMVNLGNEKYAIPLNTIQTIEDIKINEIKYVQSKEVIHLRGNVIPLVRLGNMLQVDNLDLEEREHITVVIVNKGDRKAGFVVDSLIGQQEIVIKSLGKYLSNIKMVAGATILGDGEVALILDINTLV, from the coding sequence ATGGATATAAGCCAATATCTTGAAATATTTATTGAAGAATCAAGAGAACATTTGCAAAATTTAAATGAATCACTATTAGCACTAGAGAAAACACCAAGTAATATTAATCTTGTTAATGAGGTATTTAGAGCAGCACATACATTAAAAGGTATGGCGGCAACTATGGGTTATAAAGGAACTCAAAAATTAACCCATGATATGGAAAATGTATTGTCAGAGATTAGAAATGGAAAGATTAGTGTTACACCAAATTTACTAGATGTATTATTTCAATGTCTAGACGCTCTAGAAGGTTATTTAGATACAATTATTAATACTGGCTCAGAAGGTGAAAAAGATACTGAAAAAATAATAATAGCACTTAATAAGATTTTAGATGGTGAAACGAATAATAGTGTAGAGAAAGAAAGTAATACTGTAGAAGAAGTACAAACAGTTGTAATTAACGAAAGTGATTCTAAAAGAAAACATAAAAAGTTAGGAATTACAGATTTTGAAGAAAATGCAATTCTAAAAGCATATGAAGATGACTATAAAGTTTATGGACTAACAATTTTTATTCAGGAATCCTGTATTCTAAAATCAGCAAGAGCCTTTATTATATTTAGAACACTTGAAGGACTTGGACAAGTTATTAAATCAAACCCATCTGTACAAGATATTGAGGATGAGAATTTTGATAATGATTTTTCCGTTTTTTTAGTATCTAGTGAAAGCGAAAGTAAAATAGTAAATGACATAAATAGCATAGCTGAGATTGGGGAAGTTTTAATTGATGAAATAGTTGTTGGAGAGCAAGAAAGACAAATCCCAACTGAATCAAATGAAACAGTACAGGCTGAATTAGATGTTAATTTTGAGCAAGAAAGCCCATCTGACAAAGGACAACAAAGTACCAAACCTAAAACCAATAGAACGGTTAGGGTAGATATAGAGAGACTAGATAATTTGATGAATTTAGTTAGTGAGCTTATCATTATTAAGAATGGTCTAGAAACAATAGATTTAGACAATCAAAATCAAAACTTTAACGAATCCATTGAATACTTAGAAAGAGTTACAACCAATTTACATGATGCTGTTATGAAAGTTCGAATGGTACCTATTGAAAGAGTATTTAATAGATTCCCAAGAATGATTAGAGATTTATCAAGAAAATTAAATAAAAGTATAGAGCTTTATATTTCAGGTGAAGATACAGAATTAGATAGAACAGTTATAGATGAAATTGGGGATCCACTTGTTCATTTACTTAGAAATGCTGCTGATCATGGACTAGAAATACCAGAAGAAAGAAGAAAAGCTGGTAAAAATGAAACAGGTACTGTTAATTTAAAAGCATACCAAGATGGCAATAATGTTGTCATAGAAGTAGAAGACGATGGAAATGGTATAAATGTAGATAAGATTAAGAAAAAAGCCCTTGCTAATGGTGTAATTACATCTGAAGTAGCTCAAGGAATGTCGGATAATGAAGTGATTCAACTATTGTTCCAACCAAGTTTTTCTACTGCTGATCAAATTTCAGATGTTTCAGGTAGAGGTGTGGGACTTGATGTTGTTAAAACGAAAATCGAAGCCCTTGGTGGAGATATTGAAGTAAGAACTGAATTAACTAAAGGAAGTAAATTTATCATAAGATTGCCATTAACTTTAGCTATTATTCAAGCTTTAATGGTTAACTTAGGTAATGAAAAATATGCAATACCTTTGAATACAATACAAACCATTGAAGACATTAAAATCAATGAAATAAAATATGTACAATCTAAAGAGGTTATTCACTTAAGAGGTAATGTTATCCCACTTGTAAGATTAGGAAACATGTTACAAGTAGATAATCTTGATCTTGAAGAAAGAGAACATATTACGGTTGTAATTGTAAATAAAGGTGATAGAAAAGCTGGTTTTGTTGTAGATAGCTTGATTGGACAGCAAGAAATAGTAATTAAATCATTAGGAAAGTATTTAAGCAATATAAAAATGGTTGCTGGTGCAACAATACTTGGCGACGGAGAAGTAGCTTTAATATTAGATATAAATACTTTAGTATAA
- a CDS encoding FliA/WhiG family RNA polymerase sigma factor — MDDVNKNNLWELYKKTKSKEIKDQLIIEYAPLIKFVAGRLSMYLGNNVEYEDLVGYGVFGLIDAIDKFDYLKGVKFETYASLRIRGSIIDQIRKMDWIPRSLRQKQKKIDEAFYTLENKLGRQGTDEEMAEALELSVDQYHDWLGKTKMLNMVSLDEFIEQGYESNITSSKKDLHYDQPDKIIQKEELQKALKESIEGLTEKEKKVVVLYYFEELTLKEISYILEVSESRISQLHTKALQKMRLKLGEFSDIIML, encoded by the coding sequence ATGGACGATGTAAATAAAAATAATTTATGGGAATTATATAAAAAAACAAAATCAAAAGAAATTAAAGATCAATTAATAATTGAATATGCACCTTTAATTAAATTTGTTGCAGGACGCTTAAGTATGTACTTAGGTAACAATGTTGAATATGAAGACTTGGTAGGTTATGGTGTTTTTGGTTTGATTGATGCTATTGACAAGTTTGACTATTTAAAAGGTGTAAAATTTGAAACATATGCCAGCTTGAGAATAAGAGGGTCTATTATAGATCAAATTAGGAAAATGGACTGGATACCTCGCTCTCTACGGCAGAAACAAAAGAAAATAGATGAGGCATTCTACACATTAGAGAATAAACTAGGTAGGCAAGGAACTGATGAAGAAATGGCAGAAGCATTAGAATTGTCCGTTGACCAATATCACGATTGGTTAGGAAAAACAAAAATGCTTAATATGGTTTCTTTAGATGAATTTATTGAACAAGGATACGAATCCAATATAACCTCGTCAAAAAAAGATTTACATTATGACCAACCAGATAAAATCATACAAAAAGAAGAATTGCAAAAAGCTTTAAAAGAATCTATTGAAGGGTTAACTGAAAAAGAAAAGAAAGTTGTTGTTTTATATTACTTTGAAGAGCTAACTTTAAAAGAAATTAGTTATATTTTGGAAGTATCTGAATCTAGAATTTCCCAACTTCATACTAAAGCACTACAAAAGATGAGATTAAAATTAGGTGAATTTAGTGATATAATAATGTTATAA
- a CDS encoding DUF342 domain-containing protein, which produces MGMDIYDAYFEIIVKDNEGTFLKLFPRKDNGSDIDINKVFKTLESKGLTEYNADIIKESVKNLEDEKEIKISTSIIGNVNESFEINISKDRLEAFIRFFPPIGNGEKITRDFLISELDKKNIIFGIDIELINQIIKNKEYYKDYIIAKGKKVIDGIQPEINYFFSLNLDGKPMVNEDGSVDFHSLNIINNIKKDDLLAQLIPGQEGETGTDVLGNEIKPKKIKPMVLKYGKNVRISDDKLNLYAEKDGFVIVEDDKIVVYDCYEVAADVDSSTGNIVFDGTVIIKGNVRTGFTIKAKGDIEVYGVVEGATLISENQVILRRGMQGMGKGIIQAKGNLISKFIENSTVKVGGYIHSDAILHSNVTAKGEIIVEGKKGMVTGGEVRSGVEIRTKILGSHMGTITNVAVGIDPSVVDEYNQINKELIEIKEEMNKMDQIINLLKTRQIKNGTLEPDKIQMLQNATRNKIFLEGKLKTSNRRFEELSEELENKNAGRIKVMNIIYPGVRVTIGNVKYFIREEQKYCSLYKDGADIKIASYV; this is translated from the coding sequence ATGGGGATGGATATTTATGATGCTTATTTTGAAATTATAGTAAAAGATAATGAAGGTACTTTCTTGAAGCTCTTTCCAAGAAAGGATAATGGCAGTGATATAGATATCAATAAAGTTTTTAAAACCCTTGAGAGCAAAGGGCTGACAGAATATAATGCTGATATTATTAAAGAGTCAGTAAAAAACCTTGAAGATGAAAAAGAAATTAAAATATCAACGAGTATTATAGGTAATGTTAATGAAAGTTTTGAAATTAATATTTCTAAAGATAGATTAGAAGCGTTTATAAGATTTTTTCCACCAATCGGAAATGGTGAAAAAATTACTAGAGATTTTTTAATTAGTGAGTTAGATAAAAAAAATATTATATTTGGTATTGACATAGAGCTTATAAATCAAATTATAAAAAATAAAGAGTACTATAAAGATTATATTATTGCCAAAGGAAAAAAAGTAATTGATGGTATTCAACCTGAAATTAACTATTTTTTTTCATTGAATTTAGATGGTAAGCCTATGGTAAATGAAGATGGATCTGTAGATTTTCATTCTTTAAATATTATTAATAATATTAAAAAGGATGATTTGTTAGCACAGCTTATTCCAGGACAAGAAGGTGAGACTGGAACAGATGTATTAGGAAATGAAATAAAACCTAAAAAAATAAAGCCAATGGTTCTAAAATACGGAAAAAATGTAAGAATTTCTGATGATAAATTAAACTTATATGCTGAAAAAGATGGTTTTGTAATCGTTGAAGACGATAAAATCGTGGTTTATGATTGCTATGAAGTGGCTGCAGATGTGGATAGCTCTACGGGAAATATTGTATTTGATGGTACAGTTATAATAAAAGGAAATGTAAGAACTGGCTTTACTATTAAAGCAAAAGGTGACATAGAAGTTTATGGTGTTGTTGAAGGTGCAACCCTTATTAGTGAGAACCAAGTGATATTAAGACGTGGTATGCAAGGTATGGGAAAAGGCATTATACAAGCTAAAGGCAATCTTATATCTAAATTTATTGAAAATTCTACTGTTAAAGTAGGCGGCTACATACATAGCGATGCAATACTACATAGTAATGTTACTGCAAAAGGCGAAATCATTGTTGAAGGTAAAAAAGGAATGGTAACTGGTGGAGAAGTTCGATCAGGTGTAGAAATTAGAACTAAAATTCTAGGATCACATATGGGAACAATCACTAATGTTGCAGTTGGTATAGATCCATCAGTTGTTGATGAGTACAATCAAATTAATAAAGAATTAATAGAAATTAAAGAAGAAATGAACAAAATGGATCAAATTATAAACCTTCTTAAAACTCGACAAATTAAGAATGGTACATTAGAGCCTGATAAAATCCAAATGTTACAAAATGCAACTAGAAATAAAATTTTCTTAGAAGGAAAATTGAAAACAAGTAATAGAAGATTTGAAGAACTCTCGGAAGAATTAGAAAACAAAAATGCAGGTAGAATAAAAGTAATGAATATTATTTATCCAGGGGTTAGAGTTACTATTGGTAATGTTAAATATTTTATTAGAGAAGAACAGAAGTACTGTTCACTATATAAAGACGGTGCAGATATCAAAATAGCTTCTTATGTATAA
- a CDS encoding flagellar brake protein, with the protein MISKIVSLGDKIDITVVDKNKNHKNYISQVLEILDEKSLKVATPIEGGKIIPLTVGEEYSICFYSKNSLYKSKFKVKDRSKEDNQHFTLIELLTSLQKHQRRKFYRLNCVLMFQYKKEEKDATWHEGTINDLSGGGLRITSKEKLKVDDLIVCNLSLCSNNKEINLAVEGKVLTANDLYIEKDRKYEYRVQFENIDIEDQEQIIKFIFEEERRQRKKNKV; encoded by the coding sequence ATGATTAGTAAAATTGTATCATTAGGTGATAAAATTGATATTACTGTGGTAGATAAAAATAAAAACCATAAGAATTATATCAGTCAAGTATTAGAAATTCTAGACGAAAAATCTTTAAAAGTAGCAACACCAATTGAGGGTGGGAAAATTATTCCACTTACAGTAGGTGAAGAATATAGTATATGTTTTTATTCAAAAAATAGTTTATACAAATCAAAATTTAAAGTAAAAGACAGAAGTAAGGAAGACAATCAACATTTTACTTTGATTGAACTCCTTACTTCGTTACAAAAACACCAAAGAAGAAAATTTTATAGATTAAACTGTGTGTTAATGTTCCAATATAAAAAAGAAGAAAAAGATGCTACTTGGCACGAGGGAACAATTAATGATTTAAGTGGTGGAGGATTAAGAATAACTTCAAAAGAAAAGCTTAAAGTTGATGATTTAATCGTATGTAATTTAAGCTTATGTTCCAATAATAAAGAAATTAATTTAGCAGTTGAAGGAAAAGTATTAACAGCTAATGACTTGTATATTGAAAAAGATAGAAAATATGAATATAGAGTGCAATTTGAAAACATTGACATAGAAGATCAAGAACAAATAATAAAATTTATCTTTGAGGAAGAAAGAAGACAAAGAAAGAAAAACAAAGTATAA
- a CDS encoding DUF6115 domain-containing protein produces the protein MNNTLNFISMFLLFFGCILIAISFFIKSKDSNKNKVQNESTDVFDTIKESEHNSEINREETTQKLLAINEYSDFVLEEIEKKHKELLFMYQLINEKEKKVNQTPNLKNLNVDDLKEPVEKILEIKKEVTEVKKEMTYQSVTMAQGVTNNNQVVLQLFNEGKDVKEIAKALGIGIGEVKLVLDLFKEVKDY, from the coding sequence GTGAATAACACTTTAAATTTCATAAGTATGTTTTTGCTCTTTTTTGGTTGTATACTTATAGCAATAAGCTTCTTTATTAAAAGTAAGGATAGCAATAAGAATAAAGTTCAGAATGAAAGTACGGATGTATTTGATACAATAAAAGAAAGTGAGCATAACAGTGAGATTAATAGGGAAGAGACAACACAAAAATTACTTGCTATTAATGAATACTCAGATTTTGTTTTAGAAGAAATAGAGAAAAAGCATAAAGAATTGTTATTTATGTACCAATTAATAAATGAAAAAGAGAAAAAAGTAAATCAAACACCTAATCTTAAGAATTTAAATGTAGACGATCTAAAAGAGCCTGTAGAAAAAATATTAGAGATTAAGAAAGAAGTTACAGAAGTAAAAAAAGAAATGACCTATCAAAGTGTTACTATGGCCCAGGGTGTAACTAACAATAATCAAGTAGTACTACAACTTTTTAATGAAGGAAAAGATGTAAAAGAAATAGCTAAAGCACTAGGTATTGGTATTGGTGAAGTGAAATTAGTATTAGATTTGTTTAAAGAGGTGAAAGACTATTAA
- a CDS encoding chemotaxis protein CheD gives MAETIKVGMADLKTCMAPNILTTLGLGSCVGIVLYDPLKKISGLAHIMLPDSTQIRNNDNKAKFADTAIDVLINEMVNMGAKKDRLVAKLAGGAQMFAFSSTNDLMRIGERNVEASKRILNQLGIKILSEDTGANYGRTIEFYSENGDLLIKTIGKDSKII, from the coding sequence ATGGCAGAAACAATAAAGGTTGGAATGGCTGATTTAAAAACTTGTATGGCACCAAATATTTTAACAACGCTGGGATTAGGATCTTGTGTAGGGATAGTACTTTATGATCCATTAAAAAAAATATCTGGATTAGCTCATATAATGCTGCCAGATAGTACACAAATTAGAAATAATGATAATAAGGCAAAATTTGCAGACACAGCTATAGATGTGTTGATAAATGAAATGGTAAATATGGGAGCCAAAAAGGATAGATTAGTTGCAAAACTTGCCGGAGGCGCTCAAATGTTTGCCTTTAGCTCTACAAATGACTTAATGAGAATTGGTGAGAGAAATGTAGAAGCATCTAAGCGCATATTGAACCAATTAGGCATTAAAATTTTATCGGAAGATACAGGAGCTAATTATGGTCGTACAATTGAGTTTTACTCTGAAAATGGTGACTTATTAATAAAAACCATAGGAAAAGATTCTAAAATAATATAG
- a CDS encoding chemotaxis protein CheW, giving the protein MSKSANKQYIIIKFDNEQYGINIKYVQNIVRMQRITRVPKAPDYLKGVINLRGEIIPVMSLRNKFELEQDQFTDKTRIIIVKLEQGDMGLIVDEVREVVQLDTSLIEKNNYDISSEKANFLSGIGKSGDELISLLNLNAIINN; this is encoded by the coding sequence ATGAGCAAATCAGCAAACAAACAATATATAATTATAAAATTTGATAATGAGCAATATGGAATAAATATTAAATACGTTCAAAATATTGTTAGAATGCAAAGAATAACAAGAGTGCCTAAAGCACCTGATTATTTGAAGGGGGTAATTAATCTTAGAGGTGAAATTATTCCTGTGATGAGTCTAAGAAATAAATTTGAGCTAGAGCAAGATCAGTTTACAGATAAAACAAGAATAATAATTGTTAAGCTTGAACAAGGTGATATGGGATTAATAGTTGATGAAGTTAGAGAAGTAGTCCAATTGGATACTAGCTTAATAGAAAAAAATAATTATGACATTAGTAGCGAAAAAGCTAACTTTTTATCTGGAATTGGCAAATCAGGAGATGAATTAATATCATTATTAAACCTTAATGCAATAATAAATAATTAG
- a CDS encoding protein-glutamate methylesterase/protein-glutamine glutaminase: MEKSKKIAVIDDSAFMRRVLSDILNNDETFTVVGTANNGVEGLKLIENKRPDAVILDINMPVMDGLEMLSQLQKKPYIPVLVVSTITTKDAIETIRALEGGAFDFIAKPDNLFSMKNNDFIDIFKEKLTLAIESKKVESNIGKSFSMNYVKNKGNTNKKNNKIVALGCSTGGPKALHNIIPLLPKTLNSSVVIVQHMPKGFTKSLADRLNELSQINVKEAEDGEILQTGTVYIARGGNHMLIKKEQNHHIIKLSDSEPRQGHRPSVNNMMESLIDCDFDEIIGIILTGMGSDGTEGLKLLSETKKVYNIVQNQETCVVYGMPKSVVENGLADEIVPLENIPEIIINKVGVL, from the coding sequence ATGGAAAAAAGTAAAAAAATCGCAGTAATTGATGACTCTGCATTTATGAGAAGGGTATTATCTGATATACTAAATAATGATGAGACATTTACAGTTGTCGGCACTGCAAATAATGGTGTTGAAGGCTTAAAGTTAATTGAGAATAAAAGACCGGATGCTGTTATTTTAGATATTAATATGCCGGTTATGGATGGCCTTGAAATGTTAAGTCAATTACAAAAAAAACCATATATTCCTGTGTTAGTTGTTAGTACTATAACAACTAAAGATGCTATTGAAACAATCAGAGCACTTGAAGGTGGTGCCTTTGATTTTATAGCAAAACCTGATAATCTTTTTAGCATGAAAAATAACGATTTTATAGATATATTTAAAGAAAAATTAACATTAGCTATAGAATCAAAAAAAGTAGAGAGTAATATTGGAAAGAGTTTTAGTATGAATTACGTAAAAAACAAAGGGAACACAAATAAAAAAAACAATAAAATTGTTGCATTAGGGTGTTCAACTGGAGGACCAAAAGCATTACATAATATAATACCTTTATTACCAAAAACATTAAATTCAAGCGTCGTTATTGTTCAACATATGCCCAAAGGTTTTACAAAATCTTTAGCAGATCGTTTAAATGAATTAAGCCAAATTAATGTAAAAGAAGCAGAAGATGGTGAAATTTTGCAAACTGGAACGGTTTATATTGCTAGAGGTGGAAATCATATGTTAATTAAAAAAGAACAAAACCATCATATTATTAAATTAAGTGATAGTGAACCTAGACAAGGACATCGACCATCGGTAAATAATATGATGGAATCTTTAATTGACTGTGATTTTGACGAAATAATTGGGATTATCTTAACGGGAATGGGTTCTGATGGGACTGAAGGTCTAAAATTGCTTAGTGAAACAAAAAAAGTTTATAATATTGTACAAAACCAAGAAACTTGTGTGGTATATGGTATGCCTAAATCAGTAGTGGAAAATGGCCTAGCTGATGAAATCGTACCACTTGAGAATATCCCAGAAATCATAATAAATAAAGTGGGGGTGCTTTAA
- a CDS encoding chemotaxis protein CheC translates to MSDKMDFNELNEIHIDMLKEIGNIGAGNATTALSQLINKKIDMGVPKVNILEFKDLSEILGGAENPVVGILLNVEGQINGMMMFVLQQSSAHNLVNLLMGRDLDDFTEFTEMDLSALNEIGNIIAGAYLSSLSSLTELKIIASVPYMAMDMAGAILSVPAIEFGKVGDKALLIQTDFGKGKEEVKGYFILIPEMESYNIILNTLGIMG, encoded by the coding sequence ATGAGTGATAAGATGGATTTTAATGAGCTTAATGAAATACATATTGATATGTTAAAAGAAATTGGGAATATTGGTGCTGGAAACGCAACAACAGCACTTTCTCAATTAATTAATAAAAAAATTGATATGGGAGTACCAAAAGTAAATATTCTAGAGTTTAAAGATTTATCTGAAATACTTGGCGGTGCTGAAAATCCTGTTGTTGGGATATTACTAAATGTAGAAGGTCAAATTAATGGTATGATGATGTTTGTATTGCAACAATCATCTGCCCATAATTTAGTCAACTTACTTATGGGAAGAGACTTAGATGATTTTACTGAATTTACAGAAATGGATTTATCTGCATTAAATGAAATAGGTAATATTATTGCAGGCGCATATTTATCATCGTTGTCTAGCTTGACTGAATTAAAAATAATCGCATCTGTCCCATACATGGCTATGGATATGGCAGGGGCTATACTCAGTGTTCCAGCCATAGAATTTGGTAAAGTTGGTGATAAAGCTCTATTAATTCAAACTGACTTTGGCAAAGGAAAAGAAGAAGTAAAAGGATACTTTATTTTGATTCCAGAAATGGAGTCATACAATATTATACTAAATACTTTAGGAATAATGGGTTGA